The Vicia villosa cultivar HV-30 ecotype Madison, WI linkage group LG1, Vvil1.0, whole genome shotgun sequence genome includes a region encoding these proteins:
- the LOC131606184 gene encoding uncharacterized protein LOC131606184 produces MKMAKNMCNSEGTLDDKSFSKPMPWIGIYIALASLLCFISFSLDLIKGFKARKLWFPCKYFCLNATSLTIIAISVKLSVDLNTPMPHRHDQLSKLSSSAIICTVMANSMPSLGVTQNNETMMNVMAMAILVITMIVNICIQFATGVIYEFWIEHGVIMFLMLILLMIMSTSTLSLHKMKHYMELKYKVNEEALREESNQKQGFGNVTDKLRDELMKYWMMAHTSSPQFLLGRSVSCTASGAFCVLSTLTLLEGMLRSYLMPWSVKFCSGDSDYKWSIILILIVQSAAVGVGTIAPAFRWFFAVKYRCPNVRKRSCKKIFQVESYWTDRLVVIKESPISFRIRNRWFRKLAHDVKLMVLCFCIKLQIGNVRLCKAAQYVSIYPMCWVLGFFEYFKSWKFGSSASSLGTGTKHDLRRFILHLEGEEELVEVMMKENWDATMHWVQQGEKKQPKLVIDLLEKKCSILEGFKGVGKFDCDEIQPLHDVEPPYSWSLPLVTLASIIVAMPNIEKCLVKNLISTLNEGLPYVKFIENNIDQDRKIIKLRKAADIVWLGTDLYGKWQDVDLYKLSLQSNSPKETLETLAGLAKARYEKYKAKYNHICIKVSPSAWPLKVLASNAMYRISKTILLLNQDAVKDCSTSEKLFEVVIVMVSDILGACLTNLPHVISRVCLSSGIEEREDNVREAVYVLGKTKQIIEMLEKRAFPSVDFCCGTNVEDWRLMHKENRFCCPSEVSSLEEDDSYTAPSKLRDLCLNID; encoded by the coding sequence ATGAAGATGGCAAAAAACATGTGCAACAGTGAAGGAACCTTAGACGACAAAAGTTTCAGCAAACCTATGCCATGGATAGGAATCTACATAGCATTAGCATCACTTCTTTGTTTCATTTCATTCTCATTAGATCTCATCAAAGGTTTCAAAGCCCGCAAACTATGGTTCCCTTGCAAATACTTTTGCCTCAACGCAACTTCCTTAACCATCATCGCTATATCCGTCAAACTCTCTGTTGATCTCAACACCCCTATGCCTCACCGTCATGATCAGCTCTCAAAACTCTCTAGCAGTGCTATAATCTGCACTGTCATGGCTAACTCCATGCCTTCTCTTGGTGTCACACAGAATAATGAAACCATGATGAATGTTATGGCCATGGCTATTTTAGTTATTACCATGATTGTTAATATCTGTATCCAGTTTGCAACTGGTGTTATCTATGAGTTTTGGATTGAACATGGTGTTATTATGTTTCTCATGCTTATTTTGTTGATGATTATGAGTACTTCTACTTTGTCTTTACATAAGATGAAACATTATATGGAGTTGAAGTATAAGGTCAATGAAGAAGCTTTGAGAGAAGAGTCAAACCAAAAACAAGGGTTTGGTAATGTGACTGATAAGCTAAGAGATGAATTGATGAAATATTGGATGATGGCTCATACAAGTAGTCCTCAGTTTCTACTTGGAAGATCAGTTTCATGTACTGCTTCTGGTGCTTTCTGTGTTTTGAGTACTTTGACGTTGCTCGAAGGGATGCTTCGATCGTATTTGATGCCATGGTCGGTTAAGTTTTGTAGCGGTGATTCGGATTACAAGTGGTCTATAATCTTGATTCTTATAGTTCAATCTGCGGCTGTTGGTGTTGGTACTATTGCTCCTGCTTTTAGATGGTTTTTTGCTGTTAAATATAGGTGTCCAAATGTGAGGAAAAGGAGCTGCAAGAAAATTTTTCAGGTGGAAAGTTATTGGACTGATAGGTTAGTGGTGATTAAAGAGAGTCCGATTAGTTTTCGGATTCGTAACCGATGGTTTAGGAAGTTGGCTCATGATGTGAAACTGATGGTTTTGTGTTTCTGTATTAAACTACAGATTGGAAATGTGAGGTTGTGTAAAGCTGCACAGTATGTTTCAATTTATCCAATGTGTTGGGTTTTGGGATTTTTTGAGTATTTCAAGAGCTGGAAATTCGGTTCTAGTGCTTCGAGTTTAGGGACAGGCACGAAGCATGATCTGCGCCGTTTTATTCTTCATCTCGAAGGCGAGGAAGAGTTGGTTGAGGTGATGATGAAGGAAAATTGGGATGCAACAATGCATTGGGTTCAACAAGGTGAGAAAAAGCAACCAAAGCTTGTGATTGATTTGTTGGAGAAAAAGTGTTCAATCTTGGAAGGCTTTAAAGGAGTAGGAAAATTCGATTGCGACGAAATTCAACCTTTACATGATGTAGAGCCTCCATATAGTTGGTCACTTCCACTAGTGACACTAGCAAGCATTATAGTTGCAATGCCAAATATTGAGAAGTGCTTGGTGAAAAACTTGATTAGTACTCTAAATGAAGGACTACCTTATGTGAAGTTCATAGAAAACAACATAGACCAAGATAGAAAAATAATCAAGCTTCGAAAAGCAGCCGATATCGTTTGGCTCGGAACCGATCTTTATGGAAAGTGGCAAGATGTTGATCTTTACAAACTCTCACTTCAAAGCAATAGTCCCAAAGAAACACTTGAGACACTAGCTGGTTTAGCAAAAGCAAGATATGAGAAATACAAAGCAAAATACAATCACATATGCATTAAGGTAAGTCCTTCGGCGTGGCCTTTGAAAGTGTTGGCTTCTAATGCAATGTACAGAATAAGCAAAACAATTCTTCTGTTGAATCAAGACGCGGTGAAAGATTGTAGTACTAGTGAGAAGCTCTTTGAGGTTGTGATTGTGATGGTTTCTGATATATTGGGTGCATGTTTGACTAACTTGCCTCATGTTATATCTAGAGTTTGTTTGAGTAGTGGAATTGAAGAGAGGGAGGATAATGTTAGAGAAGCTGTTTATGTGCTTGGTAAGACTAAGCAGATTATAGAAATGCTTGAAAAAAGAGCTTTTCCTAGTGTGGATTTTTGCTGTGGGACTAATGTTGAAGATTGGCGTTTGATGCATAAGGAAAACAGATTCTGTTGTCCCTCTGAGGTATCTTCACTGGAGGAAGATGATTCCTACACAGCTCCTTCCAAATTAAGGGATCTTTGCTTGAATATTGATTAG